The Astatotilapia calliptera chromosome 17, fAstCal1.2, whole genome shotgun sequence genome has a segment encoding these proteins:
- the kdm5a gene encoding lysine-specific demethylase 5A isoform X2: MDADMSAFAEFVPPPECPVFEPSWEDFSDPLGFINKIRPIAEKTGICKIRPPQDWQPPFACDVRNFRFTPRVQRLNELEALTRVKLNFLDQIAKFWELQGSKIRFPHVERKLLDLYQLSKIVSSEGGFETVCKEKLWSKVASRMGYPAGKGTGSLLRSHYERILYPYELFQTGATLTGLQRLYDEGNDGDEVDEGVGEEAVEEEEHDEEDEKDKDGEGDGLQTKERLLPERRSRRLKSERENKEPKTLKIFGASPKMVGLEIVSADDGFNKKQRHLKAQAFAIKMRPRKETLEVNFIDLYLCLVCGRGDEEDRLLLCDGCDDSYHTFCLIPPLHDVPRGDWRCPKCVAEECSKPREAFGFEQAVREYSLQSFGEMADHFKSDYFNMPVHMVPTELVEKEFWRLVSSIEEDVIVEYGADISSKDVGSGFPVRDGKRRLMGDEEDYANSGWNLNNMPVLEQSVLTHINVDISGMKVPWLYVGMCFSSFCWHIEDHWSYSINFLHWGEPKTWYGVPASAAEKLEAVMKKLAPELFDSQPDLLHQLVTIMNPNVLMEHGVPVYRTNQCAGEFVVTFPRAYHSGFNQGYNFAEAVNFCTADWLPMGRQCVAHYRRLHRYCVFSHEELLCKMAADPESLDVELAAAVYKEMQEMMDEETKLRQAVQEMGVLSSELEVFELVPDDERQCYKCKTTCFLSALTCSCSPDRLVCLHHAKDLCDCPLGDKCLRYRYDLEEFPSMLYGVKTRAQSYDTWAKRVTEALAADQKNKKDLIELKVLLEDAEDRKYPENALFRRLREMVKEAETCSSVAQLLLSRKQRHSRLRSESNRNRTKLTVDELKAFVEQLYRLPCIISQARQVKELLENVEDFHERAQVALSDEMPDSSKLQALLDLGSGLDVELPELPRLKQELQQARWLDEVRATLAEPHRVTLELMKRLIDSGVGLAPHHAVEKAMAELQEILTVSERWEDKARACLQARPRHSMATLESIVLEARNIPAYLPNILALREALLKAKEWTSKVEAIQNGSSYAYLDQLESLLARGRSIPVRLDPLAQVESQVAAARAWRERTARTFLKKNSTYTLLQVLSPRVDIGVYGNSKSKRKRVKELMEKERGGFDPDTLSDLEENHEEVRDPSTVVAAFKAKEQKEVESIHSLRAANLAKMAMADRIEEVKFCLCRKTASGFMLQCELCKDWFHGACVPLPKTGSQKKIGVNWQSNSKDSKFLCPLCQRSRRPRLETILSLLVSLQKLPVRLPEGEALQCLTERAMSWQDRARQALATEELSSALAKLSVLSQRMVEQAAREKTEKIINAELQKAAANPDLQGHIQTFQQSGFSRATSPRPSVDYDDEETDSDEDIRETYGYDMKDPGEVKPYLFCDEEIPVKSEEVVSHMWLAATPSFCVEHAYSSASKSCVQNLGTPRKQPRKTPLVPRSLEPPVLELSPQAKAQLEDLMMLGDLLEVSLDETQHIWRILQATHPPSEERFLQVMEPDDSLIEKPLKIKLKDSEKKRKRKLERAEHHHMLMAAAAASGTSAMGDIRPPKSKDLKRVGLELGLGGKPKKKKLKINLEKNREMKQLAKRLAKEEKERKRKEKAAAKAEAIREGMEKRKEKKILDIPSKYDWSGAEDSNDENAVCAAKNCQRPCKDKVDWVQCDGGCDEWFHQVCVGVSCEMAENEDYICMDCSRKAAGGGMTVEEVSEESVVVLTTSMCGSSVQSVPSSSVIASWSSASHLNPATSHQQQQDSHQGS, translated from the exons ATGGACGCCGATATGTCTGCGTTTGCGGAGTTCGTGCCCCCTCCTGAATGCCCGGTGTTTGAGCCGAGTTGGGAGGATTTCTCGGATCCTTTGGGATTCATCAACAAGATCCGACCTATTGCAGAGAAGACGGGCATCTGCAAAATCCGACCCCctcag GACTGGCAGCCTCCGTTTGCCTGTGATGTACGCAACTTCCGGTTCACTCCTCGAGTGCAAAGGCTGAATGAACTTGAG GCGCTCACTCGCGTAAAGCTCAACTTTCTGGATCAAATTGCAAAGTTTTGGGAGCTGCAGGGATCTAAGATTCGATTCCCTCATGTGGAGAGGAAACTGTTGGACCTCTACCAGCTCAGCAAG ATTGTGTCATCCGAGGGCGGCTTTGAGACGGTGTGTAAAGAAAAATTATGGTCCAAGGTGGCCAGCCGAATGGGCTACCCTGCTGGAAAAGGCACCGGGTCTCTTCTACGTTCTCACTATGAGAGGATCCTTTACCCCTATGAGCTCTTCCAGACTGGAGCCACACTAACT GGCCTCCAAAGGTTGTATGATGAGGGAAATGATGGGGATGAGGTAGATGAGGGAGTTGGCGAGGAGGCTGTAGAGGAAGAGGAGCACGATGAGGAGGATGAGAAGGATAAAGATGGAGAAGGTGATGGATTGCAAACCAAAGAGCGGCTACTGCCAGAGAGACGATCCAGGCGCCTGAAATCAGAG CGGGAAAACAAGGAGCCAAAAACCCTTAAAATTTTTGGAGCGAGTCCCAAGATGGTCGGCTTGGAGATCGTATCAGCTG ATGATGGATTCAACAAGAAGCAGCGGCACCTCAAAGCCCAGGCCTTCGCCATCAAGATGAGACCACGCAAGGAGACCCTGGAGGTCAACTTT ATCGACCTTTATCTCTGCCTTGTGTGTGGACGAGGGGACGAAGAGGACCGGCTCCTGCTGTGTGATGGCTGTGACGACAGCTACCACACCTTCTGTTTGATCCCTCCTCTGCACGACGTTCCCAGAGGAGACTGGAGGTGCCCCAAGTGTGTTGCTGAG GAATGCAGTAAGCCTAGGGAGGCATTTGGCTTCGAGCAAGCTGTGAGGGAGTACAGCCTGCAAAGCTTCGGAGAGATGGCCGACCACTTCAAGTCTGACTACTTCAACATGCCTGTTCAT ATGGTCCCCACAGAGTTGGTGGAGAAGGAGTTCTGGCGTCTGGTCAGCAGCATTGAGGAGGATGTCATTGTAGAGTATGGAGCAGACATCAGCTCCAAGGATGTCGGCAGCGGATTCCCTGTCAGGGACGGAAAGAGGAGGCTGATGGGAGATGAGGAG GATTATGCAAACTCAGGCTGGAACTTGAACAACATGCCAGTGCTGGAGCAATCTGTGCTCACCCACATCAACGTGGACATCTCTGGGATGAAGGTGCCATGGCTCTACGTGGGCATGTGTTTCTCCTCCTTCTGCTGGCACATTGAGGATCACTGGAGCTACTCCATCAATTTTCTTCACTG GGGAGAACCCAAGACTTGGTATGGAGTCCCGGCCTCTGCAGCAGAGAAATTAGAGGCTGTCATGAAAAAGTTAGCTCCAGAGCTTTTTGACTCCCAGCCTGACCTCCTTCATCAGCTTGTCACCATCATGAATCCCAACGTCCTCATGGAGCATGGTGTCCCT GTGTACAGGACCAATCAGTGTGCCGGGGAGTTTGTGGTTACCTTTCCCCGGGCCTACCACAGCGGCTTCAACCAGGGCTACAACTTTGCAGAGGCTGTTAATTTCTGCACAGCTGATTGG TTGCCAATGGGCCGCCAGTGTGTCGCCCATTACCGGCGTCTCCACCGGTACTGCGTTTTCTCCCACGAGGAGCTGCTTTGCAAGATGGCTGCAGATCCCGAGAGCCTCGACGTGGAGCTGGCTGCTGCCGTCTATAAAGAAATGCAAGAGATGATGGATGAAGAAACAAAACTCAGACAGGCTGTCCAGGAAATg GGGGTACTGTCGTCCGAGCTGGAGGTTTTTGAACTCGTTCCGGACGATGAGCGTCAGTGCTACAAGTGTAAGACCACCTGTTTCCTGTCTGCGCTGACCTGTTCCTGCAGCCCAGACCGACTGGTTTGTCTCCACCACGCGAAAGATCTCTGTGACTGTCCTCTTGGCGACAAGTGTCTtag GTATCGCTATGATCTGGAGGAGTTCCCCTCCATGCTGTATGGCGTGAAGACTCGGGCTCAGTCTTATGATACCTGGGCAAAGAGGGTCACAGAAGCCTTGGCTGCagaccagaaaaacaaaaaag ATCTCATTGAACTCAAAGTTTTGCTCGAGGACGCAGAGGACAGAAAGTATCCTGAGAACGCTTTGTTCCGTCGCCTGAGGGAGATGGTCAAAGAGGCAGAGACGTGCTCCTCTGTAGCCCAGCTGCTGCTCAGCCGCAAGCAGAGGCACAG CCGCCTGCGTTCTGAGAGCAATCGCAATCGGACCAAATTGACTGTGGATGAGCTGAAAGCGTTCGTAGAGCAGCTGTACAGGCTACCCTGCATCATCAGCCAGGCGCGACAAGTCAAA GAGTTACTGGAGAATGTGGAGGACTTTCATGAACGGGCCCAGGTGGCGCTGTCAGATGAGATGCCAGATTCTTCCAAGCTGCAGGCGCTCTTGGATCTGGGCAGTGGCCTGGATGTGGAGCTGCCAGAGCTGCCCAGACTCAAACAGGAGCTCCAGCAGGCCCGGTGGCTTGATGAG GTGCGTGCCACCCTTGCTGAGCCCCACCGCGTCACTTTGGAGCTCATGAAGAGGCTGATCGACTCTGGGGTGGGTTTGGCACCGCACCATGCCGTGGAGAAGGCCATGGCTGAACTCCAAGAAATCCTTACCGTGTCAGAGAGATGGGAGGATAAAGCTCGCGCCTGCCTGCAGGCCAG ACCTCGTCACAGCATGGCAACGCTTGAGAGCATTGTGCTGGAAGCTCGGAACATCCCAGCGTATCTACCAAATATTTTGGCTCTCCGAGAGGCCCTGCTAAAGGCCAAGGAGTGGACCTCCAAGGTGGAGGCCATCCAAAACGGCAGCAGCTATGCTTACCTGGATCAGCTGGAGAGCCTGCTGGCCAGGGGCCGCTCCATCCCTGTGCGGCTCGATCCGCTAGCTCAGGTGGAGTCTCAGGTAGCTGCAGCTCGAGCCTGGAGGGAGAGGACTGCTCGCACGTTCCTCAAGAAGAACTCCACGTACACACTGCTCCAG GTCCTCAGTCCTCGTGTGGACATTGGCGTATACGGCAACAGCAAGAGCAAGCGAAAGCGTGTTAAGGAGCTCATGGAAAAGGAGAGGGGCGGCTTTGACCCAGACACCCTGAGTGATCTGGAGGAGAACCACGAGGAGGTGCGGGACCCTTCTACTGTTGTAGCAGCTTTCAAAGCCAAAGAGCAGAAAGAAGTGGAGTCCATTCACTCACTCCGAGCTGCAAATTTAGCTAAGATGGCCATGGCAGATCGCATCGAGGAGGTCAAGTTCTGTTTGTGTCGAAAGACTGCCAGCGGCTTCATGTTGCAGTGCGAACTTTGTAAAGACTGGTTCCACGGAGCTTGCGTCCCTCTGCCTAAGACTGGATCTCAGAAGAAGATTGGTGTGAATTGGCAGAGCAATAGTAAAGACTCCAAATTCTTGTGTCCGCTGTGCCAGCGATCACGGAGGCCGAGATTAGAGACCATTCTGTCATTGTTAGTTTCACTGCAGAAGCTGCCAGTGCGTCTGCCAGAAGGAGAAGCATTGCAGTGTTTGACTGAGAGGGCAATGAGCTGGCAG GACCGAGCACGCCAAGCTCTGGCCACAGAGGAGTTGTCCTCGGCCCTGGCGAAGCTGTCTGTGCTGAGTCAGCGTATGGTCGAGCAAGCTGCGAGGGAGAAAACGGAGAAGATCATCAACGCTGAGCTGCAGAAAGCCGCTGCCAATCCTGACTTACAG GGTCATATCCAAACTTTCCAGCAGTCTGGTTTCAGCAGAGCCACGTCACCGCGTCCCTCTGTGGACTACGACGACGAGGAAACTGATTCAGACGAAGACATCAGGGAGACTTACGGATATGATATGAAG GACCCTGGTGAGGTGAAGCCCTACCTGTTCTGTGATGAGGAGATTCCCGTGAAGTCAGAGGAGGTGGTCAGTCACATGTGGCTGGCTGCCACGCCTTCCTTCTGTGTCGAGCACGCTTACTCCTCAGCCTCCAAGTCCTGTGTTCAAA aTCTGGGTACACCCAGAAAGCAGCCCAGGAAGACCCCGCTGGTACCTCGGAGCCTTGAGCCACCTGTTCTTGAGCTGTCCCCGCAGGCTAAAGCCCAGCTGGAGGACCTGATGATGCTTGGAGACCTGCTGGAGGTGTCCCTGGATGAGACCCAGCACATCTGGAGAATCCTGCAGGCCACTCACCCACCCTCTGAGGAGAGATTCCTGCAGGTCATGGAG CCTGACGACTCTCTGATTGAAAAGCCTCTGAAGATCAAGCTCAAAGATTCCGAGAAGAAACGGAAACGCAAATTGGAAAGAGCCGAGCACCACCACATGCTgatggctgctgcagctgccagtGGAACTTCGGCGATGGGAGATATCCGACCGCCCAAGTCCAAAGACTTAAAGAGGGTGGGTCTGGAGCTCGGCCTTGGGGGTaaacccaaaaagaaaaaacttaaaATCAACCTGGAAAAGAATCGGGAAATGAAGCAACTGGCCAAACGGTTGGCcaaagaggagaaggagagaaagaggaaagagaaagcGGCCGCAAAGGCAGAGGCCATCAGGGAGGGGATggagaagaggaaggagaagaagatTCTTGACATTCCCTCGAAGTATGATTGGTCGGGGGCAGAGGACTCCAATGATGAGAATGCAGTGTGTGCAGCCAAAAACTGCCAGAGGCCGTGTAAAGATAAG GTCGACTGGGTTCAGTGTGATGGCGGCTGTGACGAGTGGTTCcaccaggtctgtgtgggtgtgtcatGCGAGATGGCCGAGAATGAGGACTACATCTGCATGGACTGCTCCCGGAAGGCCGCTGGTGGAGGAATGACCGTCGAGGAGGTGTCGGAGGAGAGCGTCGTTGTGCTGACAACGTCAATGTGCGGCAGCAGCGTGCAGAGTGTGCCATCGTCATCGGTGATTGCCTCCTGGTCATCGGCTTCTCACTTAAACCCAGCGACATCACATCAGCAACAGCAGGATTCTCACCAGGGCAGTtag
- the kdm5a gene encoding lysine-specific demethylase 5A isoform X1 has translation MDADMSAFAEFVPPPECPVFEPSWEDFSDPLGFINKIRPIAEKTGICKIRPPQDWQPPFACDVRNFRFTPRVQRLNELEALTRVKLNFLDQIAKFWELQGSKIRFPHVERKLLDLYQLSKIVSSEGGFETVCKEKLWSKVASRMGYPAGKGTGSLLRSHYERILYPYELFQTGATLTGLQRLYDEGNDGDEVDEGVGEEAVEEEEHDEEDEKDKDGEGDGLQTKERLLPERRSRRLKSERENKEPKTLKIFGASPKMVGLEIVSADDGFNKKQRHLKAQAFAIKMRPRKETLEVNFIDLYLCLVCGRGDEEDRLLLCDGCDDSYHTFCLIPPLHDVPRGDWRCPKCVAEECSKPREAFGFEQAVREYSLQSFGEMADHFKSDYFNMPVHMVPTELVEKEFWRLVSSIEEDVIVEYGADISSKDVGSGFPVRDGKRRLMGDEEDYANSGWNLNNMPVLEQSVLTHINVDISGMKVPWLYVGMCFSSFCWHIEDHWSYSINFLHWGEPKTWYGVPASAAEKLEAVMKKLAPELFDSQPDLLHQLVTIMNPNVLMEHGVPVYRTNQCAGEFVVTFPRAYHSGFNQGYNFAEAVNFCTADWLPMGRQCVAHYRRLHRYCVFSHEELLCKMAADPESLDVELAAAVYKEMQEMMDEETKLRQAVQEMGVLSSELEVFELVPDDERQCYKCKTTCFLSALTCSCSPDRLVCLHHAKDLCDCPLGDKCLRYRYDLEEFPSMLYGVKTRAQSYDTWAKRVTEALAADQKNKKDLIELKVLLEDAEDRKYPENALFRRLREMVKEAETCSSVAQLLLSRKQRHSSRLRSESNRNRTKLTVDELKAFVEQLYRLPCIISQARQVKELLENVEDFHERAQVALSDEMPDSSKLQALLDLGSGLDVELPELPRLKQELQQARWLDEVRATLAEPHRVTLELMKRLIDSGVGLAPHHAVEKAMAELQEILTVSERWEDKARACLQARPRHSMATLESIVLEARNIPAYLPNILALREALLKAKEWTSKVEAIQNGSSYAYLDQLESLLARGRSIPVRLDPLAQVESQVAAARAWRERTARTFLKKNSTYTLLQVLSPRVDIGVYGNSKSKRKRVKELMEKERGGFDPDTLSDLEENHEEVRDPSTVVAAFKAKEQKEVESIHSLRAANLAKMAMADRIEEVKFCLCRKTASGFMLQCELCKDWFHGACVPLPKTGSQKKIGVNWQSNSKDSKFLCPLCQRSRRPRLETILSLLVSLQKLPVRLPEGEALQCLTERAMSWQDRARQALATEELSSALAKLSVLSQRMVEQAAREKTEKIINAELQKAAANPDLQGHIQTFQQSGFSRATSPRPSVDYDDEETDSDEDIRETYGYDMKDPGEVKPYLFCDEEIPVKSEEVVSHMWLAATPSFCVEHAYSSASKSCVQNLGTPRKQPRKTPLVPRSLEPPVLELSPQAKAQLEDLMMLGDLLEVSLDETQHIWRILQATHPPSEERFLQVMEPDDSLIEKPLKIKLKDSEKKRKRKLERAEHHHMLMAAAAASGTSAMGDIRPPKSKDLKRVGLELGLGGKPKKKKLKINLEKNREMKQLAKRLAKEEKERKRKEKAAAKAEAIREGMEKRKEKKILDIPSKYDWSGAEDSNDENAVCAAKNCQRPCKDKVDWVQCDGGCDEWFHQVCVGVSCEMAENEDYICMDCSRKAAGGGMTVEEVSEESVVVLTTSMCGSSVQSVPSSSVIASWSSASHLNPATSHQQQQDSHQGS, from the exons ATGGACGCCGATATGTCTGCGTTTGCGGAGTTCGTGCCCCCTCCTGAATGCCCGGTGTTTGAGCCGAGTTGGGAGGATTTCTCGGATCCTTTGGGATTCATCAACAAGATCCGACCTATTGCAGAGAAGACGGGCATCTGCAAAATCCGACCCCctcag GACTGGCAGCCTCCGTTTGCCTGTGATGTACGCAACTTCCGGTTCACTCCTCGAGTGCAAAGGCTGAATGAACTTGAG GCGCTCACTCGCGTAAAGCTCAACTTTCTGGATCAAATTGCAAAGTTTTGGGAGCTGCAGGGATCTAAGATTCGATTCCCTCATGTGGAGAGGAAACTGTTGGACCTCTACCAGCTCAGCAAG ATTGTGTCATCCGAGGGCGGCTTTGAGACGGTGTGTAAAGAAAAATTATGGTCCAAGGTGGCCAGCCGAATGGGCTACCCTGCTGGAAAAGGCACCGGGTCTCTTCTACGTTCTCACTATGAGAGGATCCTTTACCCCTATGAGCTCTTCCAGACTGGAGCCACACTAACT GGCCTCCAAAGGTTGTATGATGAGGGAAATGATGGGGATGAGGTAGATGAGGGAGTTGGCGAGGAGGCTGTAGAGGAAGAGGAGCACGATGAGGAGGATGAGAAGGATAAAGATGGAGAAGGTGATGGATTGCAAACCAAAGAGCGGCTACTGCCAGAGAGACGATCCAGGCGCCTGAAATCAGAG CGGGAAAACAAGGAGCCAAAAACCCTTAAAATTTTTGGAGCGAGTCCCAAGATGGTCGGCTTGGAGATCGTATCAGCTG ATGATGGATTCAACAAGAAGCAGCGGCACCTCAAAGCCCAGGCCTTCGCCATCAAGATGAGACCACGCAAGGAGACCCTGGAGGTCAACTTT ATCGACCTTTATCTCTGCCTTGTGTGTGGACGAGGGGACGAAGAGGACCGGCTCCTGCTGTGTGATGGCTGTGACGACAGCTACCACACCTTCTGTTTGATCCCTCCTCTGCACGACGTTCCCAGAGGAGACTGGAGGTGCCCCAAGTGTGTTGCTGAG GAATGCAGTAAGCCTAGGGAGGCATTTGGCTTCGAGCAAGCTGTGAGGGAGTACAGCCTGCAAAGCTTCGGAGAGATGGCCGACCACTTCAAGTCTGACTACTTCAACATGCCTGTTCAT ATGGTCCCCACAGAGTTGGTGGAGAAGGAGTTCTGGCGTCTGGTCAGCAGCATTGAGGAGGATGTCATTGTAGAGTATGGAGCAGACATCAGCTCCAAGGATGTCGGCAGCGGATTCCCTGTCAGGGACGGAAAGAGGAGGCTGATGGGAGATGAGGAG GATTATGCAAACTCAGGCTGGAACTTGAACAACATGCCAGTGCTGGAGCAATCTGTGCTCACCCACATCAACGTGGACATCTCTGGGATGAAGGTGCCATGGCTCTACGTGGGCATGTGTTTCTCCTCCTTCTGCTGGCACATTGAGGATCACTGGAGCTACTCCATCAATTTTCTTCACTG GGGAGAACCCAAGACTTGGTATGGAGTCCCGGCCTCTGCAGCAGAGAAATTAGAGGCTGTCATGAAAAAGTTAGCTCCAGAGCTTTTTGACTCCCAGCCTGACCTCCTTCATCAGCTTGTCACCATCATGAATCCCAACGTCCTCATGGAGCATGGTGTCCCT GTGTACAGGACCAATCAGTGTGCCGGGGAGTTTGTGGTTACCTTTCCCCGGGCCTACCACAGCGGCTTCAACCAGGGCTACAACTTTGCAGAGGCTGTTAATTTCTGCACAGCTGATTGG TTGCCAATGGGCCGCCAGTGTGTCGCCCATTACCGGCGTCTCCACCGGTACTGCGTTTTCTCCCACGAGGAGCTGCTTTGCAAGATGGCTGCAGATCCCGAGAGCCTCGACGTGGAGCTGGCTGCTGCCGTCTATAAAGAAATGCAAGAGATGATGGATGAAGAAACAAAACTCAGACAGGCTGTCCAGGAAATg GGGGTACTGTCGTCCGAGCTGGAGGTTTTTGAACTCGTTCCGGACGATGAGCGTCAGTGCTACAAGTGTAAGACCACCTGTTTCCTGTCTGCGCTGACCTGTTCCTGCAGCCCAGACCGACTGGTTTGTCTCCACCACGCGAAAGATCTCTGTGACTGTCCTCTTGGCGACAAGTGTCTtag GTATCGCTATGATCTGGAGGAGTTCCCCTCCATGCTGTATGGCGTGAAGACTCGGGCTCAGTCTTATGATACCTGGGCAAAGAGGGTCACAGAAGCCTTGGCTGCagaccagaaaaacaaaaaag ATCTCATTGAACTCAAAGTTTTGCTCGAGGACGCAGAGGACAGAAAGTATCCTGAGAACGCTTTGTTCCGTCGCCTGAGGGAGATGGTCAAAGAGGCAGAGACGTGCTCCTCTGTAGCCCAGCTGCTGCTCAGCCGCAAGCAGAGGCACAG TAGCCGCCTGCGTTCTGAGAGCAATCGCAATCGGACCAAATTGACTGTGGATGAGCTGAAAGCGTTCGTAGAGCAGCTGTACAGGCTACCCTGCATCATCAGCCAGGCGCGACAAGTCAAA GAGTTACTGGAGAATGTGGAGGACTTTCATGAACGGGCCCAGGTGGCGCTGTCAGATGAGATGCCAGATTCTTCCAAGCTGCAGGCGCTCTTGGATCTGGGCAGTGGCCTGGATGTGGAGCTGCCAGAGCTGCCCAGACTCAAACAGGAGCTCCAGCAGGCCCGGTGGCTTGATGAG GTGCGTGCCACCCTTGCTGAGCCCCACCGCGTCACTTTGGAGCTCATGAAGAGGCTGATCGACTCTGGGGTGGGTTTGGCACCGCACCATGCCGTGGAGAAGGCCATGGCTGAACTCCAAGAAATCCTTACCGTGTCAGAGAGATGGGAGGATAAAGCTCGCGCCTGCCTGCAGGCCAG ACCTCGTCACAGCATGGCAACGCTTGAGAGCATTGTGCTGGAAGCTCGGAACATCCCAGCGTATCTACCAAATATTTTGGCTCTCCGAGAGGCCCTGCTAAAGGCCAAGGAGTGGACCTCCAAGGTGGAGGCCATCCAAAACGGCAGCAGCTATGCTTACCTGGATCAGCTGGAGAGCCTGCTGGCCAGGGGCCGCTCCATCCCTGTGCGGCTCGATCCGCTAGCTCAGGTGGAGTCTCAGGTAGCTGCAGCTCGAGCCTGGAGGGAGAGGACTGCTCGCACGTTCCTCAAGAAGAACTCCACGTACACACTGCTCCAG GTCCTCAGTCCTCGTGTGGACATTGGCGTATACGGCAACAGCAAGAGCAAGCGAAAGCGTGTTAAGGAGCTCATGGAAAAGGAGAGGGGCGGCTTTGACCCAGACACCCTGAGTGATCTGGAGGAGAACCACGAGGAGGTGCGGGACCCTTCTACTGTTGTAGCAGCTTTCAAAGCCAAAGAGCAGAAAGAAGTGGAGTCCATTCACTCACTCCGAGCTGCAAATTTAGCTAAGATGGCCATGGCAGATCGCATCGAGGAGGTCAAGTTCTGTTTGTGTCGAAAGACTGCCAGCGGCTTCATGTTGCAGTGCGAACTTTGTAAAGACTGGTTCCACGGAGCTTGCGTCCCTCTGCCTAAGACTGGATCTCAGAAGAAGATTGGTGTGAATTGGCAGAGCAATAGTAAAGACTCCAAATTCTTGTGTCCGCTGTGCCAGCGATCACGGAGGCCGAGATTAGAGACCATTCTGTCATTGTTAGTTTCACTGCAGAAGCTGCCAGTGCGTCTGCCAGAAGGAGAAGCATTGCAGTGTTTGACTGAGAGGGCAATGAGCTGGCAG GACCGAGCACGCCAAGCTCTGGCCACAGAGGAGTTGTCCTCGGCCCTGGCGAAGCTGTCTGTGCTGAGTCAGCGTATGGTCGAGCAAGCTGCGAGGGAGAAAACGGAGAAGATCATCAACGCTGAGCTGCAGAAAGCCGCTGCCAATCCTGACTTACAG GGTCATATCCAAACTTTCCAGCAGTCTGGTTTCAGCAGAGCCACGTCACCGCGTCCCTCTGTGGACTACGACGACGAGGAAACTGATTCAGACGAAGACATCAGGGAGACTTACGGATATGATATGAAG GACCCTGGTGAGGTGAAGCCCTACCTGTTCTGTGATGAGGAGATTCCCGTGAAGTCAGAGGAGGTGGTCAGTCACATGTGGCTGGCTGCCACGCCTTCCTTCTGTGTCGAGCACGCTTACTCCTCAGCCTCCAAGTCCTGTGTTCAAA aTCTGGGTACACCCAGAAAGCAGCCCAGGAAGACCCCGCTGGTACCTCGGAGCCTTGAGCCACCTGTTCTTGAGCTGTCCCCGCAGGCTAAAGCCCAGCTGGAGGACCTGATGATGCTTGGAGACCTGCTGGAGGTGTCCCTGGATGAGACCCAGCACATCTGGAGAATCCTGCAGGCCACTCACCCACCCTCTGAGGAGAGATTCCTGCAGGTCATGGAG CCTGACGACTCTCTGATTGAAAAGCCTCTGAAGATCAAGCTCAAAGATTCCGAGAAGAAACGGAAACGCAAATTGGAAAGAGCCGAGCACCACCACATGCTgatggctgctgcagctgccagtGGAACTTCGGCGATGGGAGATATCCGACCGCCCAAGTCCAAAGACTTAAAGAGGGTGGGTCTGGAGCTCGGCCTTGGGGGTaaacccaaaaagaaaaaacttaaaATCAACCTGGAAAAGAATCGGGAAATGAAGCAACTGGCCAAACGGTTGGCcaaagaggagaaggagagaaagaggaaagagaaagcGGCCGCAAAGGCAGAGGCCATCAGGGAGGGGATggagaagaggaaggagaagaagatTCTTGACATTCCCTCGAAGTATGATTGGTCGGGGGCAGAGGACTCCAATGATGAGAATGCAGTGTGTGCAGCCAAAAACTGCCAGAGGCCGTGTAAAGATAAG GTCGACTGGGTTCAGTGTGATGGCGGCTGTGACGAGTGGTTCcaccaggtctgtgtgggtgtgtcatGCGAGATGGCCGAGAATGAGGACTACATCTGCATGGACTGCTCCCGGAAGGCCGCTGGTGGAGGAATGACCGTCGAGGAGGTGTCGGAGGAGAGCGTCGTTGTGCTGACAACGTCAATGTGCGGCAGCAGCGTGCAGAGTGTGCCATCGTCATCGGTGATTGCCTCCTGGTCATCGGCTTCTCACTTAAACCCAGCGACATCACATCAGCAACAGCAGGATTCTCACCAGGGCAGTtag